One window of Penaeus chinensis breed Huanghai No. 1 chromosome 34, ASM1920278v2, whole genome shotgun sequence genomic DNA carries:
- the LOC125043822 gene encoding growth hormone-inducible transmembrane protein-like, which produces MLAARLSAMGTTCARGFMRSSLISTPKSPFMPIVRGYREAGRGFTRRSKVQMQSAQVTESAVKGKIGPMEVGQIAVAGGAVLGMGALCYYGLGMSNEPGAIDRVVVWPQFVRDRIRDTYLYLGASCAATAASAIAVFKSPMGHRFFALCSKHPIASTIGIIVALMGTGQAMMAIPYSPGIGSKQMMWLLNCGILGLAIAPVGALGGALAIRGAWYTAGIVGGLSTVAVCAPSDKFLNWAGPLGIGLGGVFVASLGSAFLPATSTLGLSLYSISLYGGLLLFSAFLLYDTQKVIRKAETHPNMWGVMPYDPINMSHHIVLDVVNIFVRMVQILAMGGGRRK; this is translated from the exons ATGTTGGCTGCAAGACTATCTGCAATGGGCACCACTTGTGCAAGGGGGTTCATGCGATCCTCCCTCATCAGCACACCTAAATCTCCCTTCATGCCAATTGTCCGTGGCTACAGAGAGGCCGGCAGAGGCTTCACGCGACGGTCCAAGGTCCAGATGCAGTCCGCACAGGTCACAGAGTCTGCTGTTAAGGGCAAAATTGGAC CCATGGAAGTTGGACAGATAGCTGTAGCTGGCGGTGCTGTGCTCGGAATGGGAGCTTTGTGTTACTACGGCCTGGGAATGTCAAACGAACCAGGGGCCATTGACCGCGTTGT AGTATGGCCTCAGTTCGTACGTGACAGAATCCGGGACACGTACCTGTATTTGGGAGCTTCATGTGCCGCGACAGCTGCCTCAGCTATTGCAGTATTTAAATCGCCAATGGGCCACCGCTTCTTTGCATTGTGTTCAAAGCATCCCATTGCT TCAACAATTGGCATCATAGTAGCTCTTATGGGCACAGGCCAGGCAATGATGGCCATTCCCTATTCACCAGGCATTGGATCAAAACAGATGATGTGGCTGCTCAACTGCGGAATACTTGGCCTGGCTATTGCACCCGTTGGCGCTCTGGGAGGGGCTCTGGCCATCAGGGGAGCTTGGTACACAGCTG GTATTGTAGGAGGTTTGAGTACTGTGGCTGTCTGTGCCCCAAGTGACAAGTTCCTCAACTGGGCAGGACCACTGGGTATTGGCCTGGGTGGCGTCTTCGTAGCTTCCCTGGGCTCGGCTTTCTTGCCCGCAACCTCGACCCTTggcctttctctctattccatcTCCCTTTATGGTGGCCTTTTACTCTTCTCAGCCTTCCTCTTGTATGATACACAGAAG GTCATCCGGAAAGCTGAGACCCACCCCAACATGTGGGGAGTCATGCCCTATGACCCCATCAACATGTCCCACCACATTGTGCTGGACGTGGTCAACATCTTCGTGCGAATGGTCCAGATTC